The nucleotide sequence ACCAAATCATGAATGAAGTTCAACTCGAAGTGGCGAAGGCGTACCCGAACGACTCGGGCCGCGGCATCGCCCGTCTCGACCCGGACACGCTGCTCCATTTGAAGCTCTCGCCGGGTGACATCATCGAAATCGAGGGCGCTGAAACCACCGCGGCGAAGGTGTGGCGCGCGGACCGGCAGGACTGGAACACCGACACAGTCCGCATCGACGGCTTCACGCGGCAGAACGCCGACGTCAGCATCGGCGAGCGCGTGACGATCCGAAAGGCCGAGGAGACGAAAGCCGAGAAACTCGTGCTCGCGCCACCGGAGGAGGCGAGCGTGCAGTTCGGCTCCGACGCCGCCGGGATGGTCAAGCGGCAGATCCTCAAGCGTCCGGTCGTCGAGCGCGACATCGTCCCGGTTATGTCGTCGACGAATCACCCGTTTATGCGGTCGCCGGGGCAGGCGATCCCGCTCATCGCCGTCGAGACCGAGCCGGACGGAGTCTGTCTCGTGACCGAGGACACGGAGGTCGAACTCCGCGAGGAGCCCATCTCGGGCTTCGAGAAGACCGGCGGCGGGATCACCTACGAGGACATCGGCGGCCTGCAGGGCGAGATCCAGCGCGTTCGGGAGATGGTCGAGCTCCCGATGAAGCACCCGCAGATCTTCAAGAAGCTCGGGATCGAGCCGCCGCAGGGCGTGCTGCTGCACGGTCCGCCGGGAACGGGTAAGACCCTGCTCGCGAAGGCCGTCGCCAACGAGACCTCCGCGAGCTTCTTCTCCATCGCGGGCCCCGAGATCATTTCCAAATACTACGGCGAATCCGAACAGCAACTCCGTGAGATCTTCGAGGACGCCACCGAGGAGTCGCCGTCGATCATCTTCATCGACGAGCTCGACTCGATCGCGCCGAAGCGCGAGGACGTGACCGGTGAGGTCGAACGGCGCGTCGTCGCCCAACTGCTGACGATGATGGACGGCCTCGAAACGCGCGGGCAGGTCATCGTCATCGCGGCGACGAACCGCGTCGACAGCGTCGACCCCGCCCTCCGCCGTCCCGGCCGCTTCGACCGCGAGATCGAGATCGGCGTGCCCGACGAAGTCGGTCGCAAGGAGATCCTCCAGATCCACACCCGGGGGATGCCGCTGTCGGACGACGTCTCGCTCGATCACCTCGCCGACGAGACGCACGGCTTCGTCGGCGCAGATATCGAGTCGCTGACGAAGGAGGCCGCGATGAAGGCACTTCGTCGGTACCTCCCGGAGATCGACCTCGACGAGGAGGACATTCCGCCGAGCCTCATCGACCGGATGATCGTCAAGCGACAGGACTTCCAGGGCGCGCTCGCGGACGTCGAGCCCTCGGCGATGCGAGAGGTGCTCGTCGAGCTACCGAAGGTGTCGTGGGACGACGTCGGCGGGTTGGAAGACCCGAAGCAGACAGTGAAAGAGAGCGTCGAGTGGCCGCTCACCTCCCAAGACAGGTTCGATCGGATGGGGATCGACCCGCCGAAGGGCGTGCTCCTCTACGGGCCGCCGGGAACGGGTAAGACGCTCATCGCGAAGGCCGTCGCCAACGAGACGAACGCGAACTTCATCTCGGTGCGAGGGCCGCAACTGCTCTCGAAGTGGGTCGGCGAGAGCGAGAAGGCCATCCGGCAGACGTTCCGGAAGGCCCGCCAAGTCAGTCCGACGATAATCTTCTTCGACGAGCTGGACAGCCTCGCGCCCGCCCGTGGCAACGAATCGGGCAACAACGTCTCCGAGCGCGTGGTGAACCAACTGCTGACCGAACTCGACGGGCTCGAAGACAACGGCAACGTGATGGTGATCGGTGCGACCAACCGACCGGATATGATCGACCCCGCGCTTATCCGCTCGGGTCGGTTCGACCGCCTCGTCCTCATCGGCCAGCCCGACGAGGAGGGCCGCGAGCAGATCCTCAAGATTCACACCCGCGAGTCGCCGCTCGCACCCGACGTGAGCCTCCGCGAGATCGCCGAGATCACCGACGGCTACGTCGGCTCCGACCTCCAGACGATCGCCCGCGAGGCCGCGATCGAGGCGCTGCGGGAGGACAGCGACGCCGAGGAGATCGAAATGCGGCACTTCCGCAAGGCGATGGAGTCCGTCCGACCGACGATCACGGACGACCTGATGGACTACTACGAGCAGATGCAGGACCAGTTCAAAGGCGGCGGCCGAGAACGGCTCGGCGAGCAGCGCGACGGACGGATCGGGTTCCAGTAGTCGCGAGCGGCTTTCGACGGGATCTCGTCTACGCCCGTTTCTGTATGCTCACGTCTCTTCTGTTTCTCCACGTCCAGTTCTTCCAACAGGATGGTAACACCCGTGTCACCACCTGATACGGGTGTCCGCGAGCGGTTAAGTGTCGTCGGTGGGTACGGAGAGACGTCGAATCCGACGACGCTCACTACTAATGTCACAGCATAAATCCGACTACGCAGACGACACTGAAATCGACGCGACGCTCGACGAAACCGCGGACGAGGACGCGATCGAAACGGCCGTCGAGAATCTCGAAGCCAACGGCTTCGAGGTCGTCGTCGTCGACTCCGCCGAGGAGGCACTGGAGGCGATCCAGTCGCAGATTCCCGCGGGCGCGTCAGTGATGAACGGCCACTCGACGACGCTCGAAGAGATCGGCTTTATGGAGTATCTCTCCGAGGGCGACCACGACTGGGAGAGCCTCCCCGACGAGATCTGGAGCATCGACGACGACGCGGAGCGGCAGGCCGCCCGCCGCGAGTCCCAGACGGCAGAGTACTTCCTCGGCGGCATCAACGCCATCTCTCAAACGGGCGAACTCGTCGCCGCGGACCTCTCGGGCAGCAGAATCGGCGCGTATCCGTTCGCCGCGGGAAACGTCGTCATCGTCAGCGGCGCGAACAAGATCGTCCCCACGCTCGACGATGCGCTCGACCGCCTCGAATCCGTCGCCTACCCGCTGGAGAACGAGCGCGCTCAGGAGGCCTACGGCGTCGAATCCGCGATCGCGAAGCAGCTCATCTTCCGACGGGAGACCGAACCGGGCCGAACGACGGTCGTGCTCATCCGCGATCAGTTCGGCTACTGAGCACCGACGGCAACGCGATTTTCACCTGACGATCGTCACCGGAACCGGCGAGCGCCGCGCGACGTGTT is from Halobellus sp. LT62 and encodes:
- a CDS encoding lactate utilization protein, translating into MSQHKSDYADDTEIDATLDETADEDAIETAVENLEANGFEVVVVDSAEEALEAIQSQIPAGASVMNGHSTTLEEIGFMEYLSEGDHDWESLPDEIWSIDDDAERQAARRESQTAEYFLGGINAISQTGELVAADLSGSRIGAYPFAAGNVVIVSGANKIVPTLDDALDRLESVAYPLENERAQEAYGVESAIAKQLIFRRETEPGRTTVVLIRDQFGY
- a CDS encoding CDC48 family AAA ATPase, with the protein product MNEVQLEVAKAYPNDSGRGIARLDPDTLLHLKLSPGDIIEIEGAETTAAKVWRADRQDWNTDTVRIDGFTRQNADVSIGERVTIRKAEETKAEKLVLAPPEEASVQFGSDAAGMVKRQILKRPVVERDIVPVMSSTNHPFMRSPGQAIPLIAVETEPDGVCLVTEDTEVELREEPISGFEKTGGGITYEDIGGLQGEIQRVREMVELPMKHPQIFKKLGIEPPQGVLLHGPPGTGKTLLAKAVANETSASFFSIAGPEIISKYYGESEQQLREIFEDATEESPSIIFIDELDSIAPKREDVTGEVERRVVAQLLTMMDGLETRGQVIVIAATNRVDSVDPALRRPGRFDREIEIGVPDEVGRKEILQIHTRGMPLSDDVSLDHLADETHGFVGADIESLTKEAAMKALRRYLPEIDLDEEDIPPSLIDRMIVKRQDFQGALADVEPSAMREVLVELPKVSWDDVGGLEDPKQTVKESVEWPLTSQDRFDRMGIDPPKGVLLYGPPGTGKTLIAKAVANETNANFISVRGPQLLSKWVGESEKAIRQTFRKARQVSPTIIFFDELDSLAPARGNESGNNVSERVVNQLLTELDGLEDNGNVMVIGATNRPDMIDPALIRSGRFDRLVLIGQPDEEGREQILKIHTRESPLAPDVSLREIAEITDGYVGSDLQTIAREAAIEALREDSDAEEIEMRHFRKAMESVRPTITDDLMDYYEQMQDQFKGGGRERLGEQRDGRIGFQ